The following proteins are encoded in a genomic region of Armatimonadota bacterium:
- a CDS encoding DUF1059 domain-containing protein, with translation MPKRWTCSLGHRIEADDEEELVRLVQEHMRREHGLELSRDRVLRQIREEE, from the coding sequence ATGCCGAAGCGCTGGACCTGCAGCCTGGGGCACCGCATCGAGGCCGACGACGAGGAGGAGCTCGTGCGATTGGTCCAGGAGCACATGCGGCGGGAGCACGGGCTGGAGCTCTCCCGCGACCGGGTGCTGCGGCAGATCCGCGAGGAAGAGTAG